The Denticeps clupeoides chromosome 5, fDenClu1.1, whole genome shotgun sequence genome includes a region encoding these proteins:
- the setd4 gene encoding SET domain-containing protein 4 isoform X2, with product MGTQGRRGRRKRRKKDAQVTLCHELQFADLRRWLKLRGFRSKVLVPAQFKNTGRGLMSTESIKANDVMIALPESCLLTTRTVLKSYIGEYLKRWMPPVSPLLALCVFLISERHFARSSEWWPYISVLPQTYTCPVYFSDSVMNLLPSGLRTKAVKQRQQVKELHESSAAFFTSLQPLFSQPMAGIFSYDALRWAWCSVNTRTVYMRHDQSPYLSTEPDVYALAPYLDLLNHCPDVQVEAGFSPVSGCYEVRSVQGCRRFHQAFICYGPHDSQRLLLEYGFVAPGNPHAVVYVGHDTLKLCFDTKDRQLSQKMLFLKENGFLVNLTFSLEGPSWRLMTALRLLSLKPDQYDLWKSVLLGAAVSQDREKWSIQKAQMLCQLLLEESIHALEELADLKEGTDSSLKNQLAVVESLRHEEKAILGCSQEMLGIQRQQLPCLRATTHNQAD from the exons ATGGGAACCCAGGGTAGAAGAGgcaggagaaagagaagaaaaaaggatGCTCAGG tgACACTGTGCCATGAACTGCAGTTTGCAGACCTCAGAAGATGGTTGAAACTCAGGGGATTCCGATCTAAAGTTTTGGTTCCTGCACAATTTAAAA ACACAGGAAGAGGACTTATGTCCACTGAGTCCATTAAG GCTAATGATGTGATGATTGCCTTACCTGAAAGTTGTCTCTTGACCACAAGGACTGTTCTCAAGAGTTATATTGGAGAATACTTAAAGAG gTGGATGCCACCAGTGTCCCCTCTGCTCGCCCTCTGTGTTTTCCTCATTTCGGAGAGGCACTTTGCGAGGTCCTCAGAATGGTGGCCCTACATCAGTGTCTTACCACAAACCTACACATGTCCTGTGTATTTCTCTGACAGTGTGATGAACCTCCTGCCCTCTGGTCTGAGAACGAAAGCCGTTAAGCAGAGACAGCAGGTGAAAGAGTTGCATGAGTCCTCGGCTGCCTTTTTCACCTCCCTCCAGCCCCTCTTCAGTCAGCCTATGGCCGGAATATTTTCCTATGATGCACTGCGCTGGGCGTGGTGCAGCGTGAACACACGGACTGTGTACATGAGACACGATCAGAGCCCATATCTCTCCACAGAGCCGGATGTCTATGCACTAGCTCCTTATCTCGATTTGCTCAATCACTGCCCAGATGTGCAG GTTGAAGCAGGCTTCAGCCCAGTCAGTGGGTGCTATGAGGTCCGAAGCGTACAGGGGTGCAGAAGGTTCCATCAAGCGTTTATCTGTTATGGCCCACATGACAGCCAGAGGCTGCTCCTGGAGTATGGCTTTGTTGCCCCTGGCAACCCTCATGCTGTAGTGTATGTGGGGCATG ACACTCTGAAGCTCTGTTTTGACACAAAAGACAGACAGTTGTCACAGAAGATGCTGTTCCTGAAGGAAAATGGTTTCTTAGT CAACTTAACTTTTAGTTTGGAGGGCCCTTCCTGGAGGTTGATGACTGCTCTAAGGCTGCTGTCTCTAAAACCAGACCAATA CGACCTGTGGAAAAGTGTCCTCTTGGGGGCAGCAGTGAGTCAGGATAGAGAGAAGTGGAGCATTCAAAAGGCCCAAATGCTGTGCCAGCTCCTTTTGGAAGAAAGCATTCATGCTTTGGAAGAA CTAGCAGACTTGAAAGAGGGCACAGACTCCAGTCTCAAGAATCAGTTGGCTGTTGTAGAAAGCCTCCGTCATGAAGAAAAAGCCATTCTGGGGTGTTCTCAAGAAATGCTTGGTATCCAGAGGCAACAGTTGCCATGCCTACGGGCCACCACACATAACCAAGCAGATTGA
- the setd4 gene encoding SET domain-containing protein 4 isoform X1: MGTQGRRGRRKRRKKDAQGVTLCHELQFADLRRWLKLRGFRSKVLVPAQFKNTGRGLMSTESIKANDVMIALPESCLLTTRTVLKSYIGEYLKRWMPPVSPLLALCVFLISERHFARSSEWWPYISVLPQTYTCPVYFSDSVMNLLPSGLRTKAVKQRQQVKELHESSAAFFTSLQPLFSQPMAGIFSYDALRWAWCSVNTRTVYMRHDQSPYLSTEPDVYALAPYLDLLNHCPDVQVEAGFSPVSGCYEVRSVQGCRRFHQAFICYGPHDSQRLLLEYGFVAPGNPHAVVYVGHDTLKLCFDTKDRQLSQKMLFLKENGFLVNLTFSLEGPSWRLMTALRLLSLKPDQYDLWKSVLLGAAVSQDREKWSIQKAQMLCQLLLEESIHALEELADLKEGTDSSLKNQLAVVESLRHEEKAILGCSQEMLGIQRQQLPCLRATTHNQAD, from the exons ATGGGAACCCAGGGTAGAAGAGgcaggagaaagagaagaaaaaaggatGCTCAGGGTG tgACACTGTGCCATGAACTGCAGTTTGCAGACCTCAGAAGATGGTTGAAACTCAGGGGATTCCGATCTAAAGTTTTGGTTCCTGCACAATTTAAAA ACACAGGAAGAGGACTTATGTCCACTGAGTCCATTAAG GCTAATGATGTGATGATTGCCTTACCTGAAAGTTGTCTCTTGACCACAAGGACTGTTCTCAAGAGTTATATTGGAGAATACTTAAAGAG gTGGATGCCACCAGTGTCCCCTCTGCTCGCCCTCTGTGTTTTCCTCATTTCGGAGAGGCACTTTGCGAGGTCCTCAGAATGGTGGCCCTACATCAGTGTCTTACCACAAACCTACACATGTCCTGTGTATTTCTCTGACAGTGTGATGAACCTCCTGCCCTCTGGTCTGAGAACGAAAGCCGTTAAGCAGAGACAGCAGGTGAAAGAGTTGCATGAGTCCTCGGCTGCCTTTTTCACCTCCCTCCAGCCCCTCTTCAGTCAGCCTATGGCCGGAATATTTTCCTATGATGCACTGCGCTGGGCGTGGTGCAGCGTGAACACACGGACTGTGTACATGAGACACGATCAGAGCCCATATCTCTCCACAGAGCCGGATGTCTATGCACTAGCTCCTTATCTCGATTTGCTCAATCACTGCCCAGATGTGCAG GTTGAAGCAGGCTTCAGCCCAGTCAGTGGGTGCTATGAGGTCCGAAGCGTACAGGGGTGCAGAAGGTTCCATCAAGCGTTTATCTGTTATGGCCCACATGACAGCCAGAGGCTGCTCCTGGAGTATGGCTTTGTTGCCCCTGGCAACCCTCATGCTGTAGTGTATGTGGGGCATG ACACTCTGAAGCTCTGTTTTGACACAAAAGACAGACAGTTGTCACAGAAGATGCTGTTCCTGAAGGAAAATGGTTTCTTAGT CAACTTAACTTTTAGTTTGGAGGGCCCTTCCTGGAGGTTGATGACTGCTCTAAGGCTGCTGTCTCTAAAACCAGACCAATA CGACCTGTGGAAAAGTGTCCTCTTGGGGGCAGCAGTGAGTCAGGATAGAGAGAAGTGGAGCATTCAAAAGGCCCAAATGCTGTGCCAGCTCCTTTTGGAAGAAAGCATTCATGCTTTGGAAGAA CTAGCAGACTTGAAAGAGGGCACAGACTCCAGTCTCAAGAATCAGTTGGCTGTTGTAGAAAGCCTCCGTCATGAAGAAAAAGCCATTCTGGGGTGTTCTCAAGAAATGCTTGGTATCCAGAGGCAACAGTTGCCATGCCTACGGGCCACCACACATAACCAAGCAGATTGA
- the setd4 gene encoding SET domain-containing protein 4 isoform X4, translated as MGTQGRRGRRKRRKKDAQGVTLCHELQFADLRRWLKLRGFRSKVLVPAQFKNTGRGLMSTESIKANDVMIALPESCLLTTRTVLKSYIGEYLKSVMNLLPSGLRTKAVKQRQQVKELHESSAAFFTSLQPLFSQPMAGIFSYDALRWAWCSVNTRTVYMRHDQSPYLSTEPDVYALAPYLDLLNHCPDVQVEAGFSPVSGCYEVRSVQGCRRFHQAFICYGPHDSQRLLLEYGFVAPGNPHAVVYVGHDTLKLCFDTKDRQLSQKMLFLKENGFLVNLTFSLEGPSWRLMTALRLLSLKPDQYDLWKSVLLGAAVSQDREKWSIQKAQMLCQLLLEESIHALEELADLKEGTDSSLKNQLAVVESLRHEEKAILGCSQEMLGIQRQQLPCLRATTHNQAD; from the exons ATGGGAACCCAGGGTAGAAGAGgcaggagaaagagaagaaaaaaggatGCTCAGGGTG tgACACTGTGCCATGAACTGCAGTTTGCAGACCTCAGAAGATGGTTGAAACTCAGGGGATTCCGATCTAAAGTTTTGGTTCCTGCACAATTTAAAA ACACAGGAAGAGGACTTATGTCCACTGAGTCCATTAAG GCTAATGATGTGATGATTGCCTTACCTGAAAGTTGTCTCTTGACCACAAGGACTGTTCTCAAGAGTTATATTGGAGAATACTTAAAGAG TGTGATGAACCTCCTGCCCTCTGGTCTGAGAACGAAAGCCGTTAAGCAGAGACAGCAGGTGAAAGAGTTGCATGAGTCCTCGGCTGCCTTTTTCACCTCCCTCCAGCCCCTCTTCAGTCAGCCTATGGCCGGAATATTTTCCTATGATGCACTGCGCTGGGCGTGGTGCAGCGTGAACACACGGACTGTGTACATGAGACACGATCAGAGCCCATATCTCTCCACAGAGCCGGATGTCTATGCACTAGCTCCTTATCTCGATTTGCTCAATCACTGCCCAGATGTGCAG GTTGAAGCAGGCTTCAGCCCAGTCAGTGGGTGCTATGAGGTCCGAAGCGTACAGGGGTGCAGAAGGTTCCATCAAGCGTTTATCTGTTATGGCCCACATGACAGCCAGAGGCTGCTCCTGGAGTATGGCTTTGTTGCCCCTGGCAACCCTCATGCTGTAGTGTATGTGGGGCATG ACACTCTGAAGCTCTGTTTTGACACAAAAGACAGACAGTTGTCACAGAAGATGCTGTTCCTGAAGGAAAATGGTTTCTTAGT CAACTTAACTTTTAGTTTGGAGGGCCCTTCCTGGAGGTTGATGACTGCTCTAAGGCTGCTGTCTCTAAAACCAGACCAATA CGACCTGTGGAAAAGTGTCCTCTTGGGGGCAGCAGTGAGTCAGGATAGAGAGAAGTGGAGCATTCAAAAGGCCCAAATGCTGTGCCAGCTCCTTTTGGAAGAAAGCATTCATGCTTTGGAAGAA CTAGCAGACTTGAAAGAGGGCACAGACTCCAGTCTCAAGAATCAGTTGGCTGTTGTAGAAAGCCTCCGTCATGAAGAAAAAGCCATTCTGGGGTGTTCTCAAGAAATGCTTGGTATCCAGAGGCAACAGTTGCCATGCCTACGGGCCACCACACATAACCAAGCAGATTGA
- the cryzl1 gene encoding quinone oxidoreductase-like protein 1 isoform X2 — protein sequence MKGLYCRQGETSGLKFIIQETDVPTSLSHHQITIQVKSCALTPVDVQLYKDLQLLKDSIPVGREVAGTVLQVGSKVTCFQPDDEVVGILPLDNDVSGLCDVVICHEHHVVHKPEKVSWVEAAGAIRDGLRAYTALHTLARVAVGQTLLVLDGASPFGVLAIQLAHYHGVKVLASALSLEDQKFLEQLRPSVARVIGVWDTKVDLVESCLEETGGLGVDVVIDNGVRLYEEDSEAPRHLPHKHDIITLLGVGGHWVTTEAHVQLDPPDCHSLYLKTASVSFLNEEVWTTSSACQGRYLHILKDIVEKLSTGTFRPLLEHPVPLYEATVYMEMVQKKQLRKRAVVQL from the exons ATGAAAGGATTATACTGCAGACAGGGTGAAACGTCTGGCCTGAAGTTCATAATTCAGGAGACT GACGTTCCCACTTCACTCAGCCACCACCAGATAACAATTCAAGTGAAAAGCTGTGCCCTTACCCCAGTGGATGTTCAG CTCTATAAAGACCTACAGTTGTTAAAGGACTCTATTCCTGTAGGAAGAGAGGTTGCAGGAACTGTTCTTCAAG TTGGATCTAAAGTGACATGTTTCCAGCCTGATGATGAAGTAGTGG GGATACTTCCGTTGGACAATGATGTGTCTGGCTTGTGTGATGTTGTCATTTGTCACGAACATCATGTGG TTCACAAGCCAGAGAAGGTGAGCTGGGTGGAGGCAGCTGGAGCGATTCGGGATGGTCTCAGAGCATATACAGCCCTTCACACCCTAGCCCGTGTGGCTGTTGGCCAAACCTTGTTGGTGTTGGATGGAGCCAGT CCCTTTGGAGTTTTAGCCATCCAGCTGGCCCACTACCATGGTGTGAAAGTTCTTGCTTCTGCCTTGTCTCTGGAGGACCAGAAGTTTTTGGAGCAGTTGCGGCCCAGTGTGG CACGAGTCATTGGTGTCTGGGATACCAAGGTGGACTTGGTCGAGTCATGCCTAGAGGAGACAGGAGGTCTGGGAGTGGATGTTGTCATTGACAACGGAG TGAGGCTTTATGAAGAGGATTCTGAGGCTCCAAGACATCTGCCACACAAACATGACATCATCACCCTGCTTGGGGTTGGAGGTCACTGGGTTACCACAGAGGCCCATGTGCAG CTAGACCCTCCTGACTGTCACAGCCTCTACTTGAAAACAGCGTCAGTGTCTTTTCTAAATGAGGAGGTTTGGACAACATCCAGTGCCTGTCAGGGTAGATATCTTC ACATACTTAAAGACATTGTTGAGAAGCTATCCACCGGAACCTTCAG ACCTCTACTAGAACATCCTGTGCCTCTGTATGAAGCCACAGTCTACATGGAGATGGTGCAGAAGAAGCAACTGCGAAAGCGTGCAGTAGTTCAACTCTGA
- the cryzl1 gene encoding quinone oxidoreductase-like protein 1 isoform X1, translating into MKGLYCRQGETSGLKFIIQETDVPTSLSHHQITIQVKSCALTPVDVQLYKDLQLLKDSIPVGREVAGTVLQVGSKVTCFQPDDEVVGILPLDNDVSGLCDVVICHEHHVVHKPEKVSWVEAAGAIRDGLRAYTALHTLARVAVGQTLLVLDGASPFGVLAIQLAHYHGVKVLASALSLEDQKFLEQLRPSVGVRESLLARVIGVWDTKVDLVESCLEETGGLGVDVVIDNGVRLYEEDSEAPRHLPHKHDIITLLGVGGHWVTTEAHVQLDPPDCHSLYLKTASVSFLNEEVWTTSSACQGRYLHILKDIVEKLSTGTFRPLLEHPVPLYEATVYMEMVQKKQLRKRAVVQL; encoded by the exons ATGAAAGGATTATACTGCAGACAGGGTGAAACGTCTGGCCTGAAGTTCATAATTCAGGAGACT GACGTTCCCACTTCACTCAGCCACCACCAGATAACAATTCAAGTGAAAAGCTGTGCCCTTACCCCAGTGGATGTTCAG CTCTATAAAGACCTACAGTTGTTAAAGGACTCTATTCCTGTAGGAAGAGAGGTTGCAGGAACTGTTCTTCAAG TTGGATCTAAAGTGACATGTTTCCAGCCTGATGATGAAGTAGTGG GGATACTTCCGTTGGACAATGATGTGTCTGGCTTGTGTGATGTTGTCATTTGTCACGAACATCATGTGG TTCACAAGCCAGAGAAGGTGAGCTGGGTGGAGGCAGCTGGAGCGATTCGGGATGGTCTCAGAGCATATACAGCCCTTCACACCCTAGCCCGTGTGGCTGTTGGCCAAACCTTGTTGGTGTTGGATGGAGCCAGT CCCTTTGGAGTTTTAGCCATCCAGCTGGCCCACTACCATGGTGTGAAAGTTCTTGCTTCTGCCTTGTCTCTGGAGGACCAGAAGTTTTTGGAGCAGTTGCGGCCCAGTGTGG GTGTCAGAGAATCTCTTCTTG CACGAGTCATTGGTGTCTGGGATACCAAGGTGGACTTGGTCGAGTCATGCCTAGAGGAGACAGGAGGTCTGGGAGTGGATGTTGTCATTGACAACGGAG TGAGGCTTTATGAAGAGGATTCTGAGGCTCCAAGACATCTGCCACACAAACATGACATCATCACCCTGCTTGGGGTTGGAGGTCACTGGGTTACCACAGAGGCCCATGTGCAG CTAGACCCTCCTGACTGTCACAGCCTCTACTTGAAAACAGCGTCAGTGTCTTTTCTAAATGAGGAGGTTTGGACAACATCCAGTGCCTGTCAGGGTAGATATCTTC ACATACTTAAAGACATTGTTGAGAAGCTATCCACCGGAACCTTCAG ACCTCTACTAGAACATCCTGTGCCTCTGTATGAAGCCACAGTCTACATGGAGATGGTGCAGAAGAAGCAACTGCGAAAGCGTGCAGTAGTTCAACTCTGA
- the cbr1 gene encoding carbonyl reductase [NADPH] 1 translates to MSACKVALVTGSNKGIGLAIVRALCKQFTGDVYVTARDVGRGTAAVESLKAEGLNPLFHPLDIGDPASVLAARDFFRDKYGGVDVLVNNAGIAFKMADTTPFEIQAEVTLKTNFFANRDVCNVFLPIIKPGGRVVNVSSIMGSIALGKCSPALQARFRSDDITEEELVALMERFVKEAQEGVHTERGWPSTAYGVSKTGLTVFSRILARKLRQERPGEQILLNACCPGWVRTDMAGPNATKSPDEGAITPVYLALLPPGVQEPYGQFVSEKTVQPW, encoded by the exons ATGAGCGCCTGCAAAGTTGCACTTGTCACCGGATCCAACAAAGGCATTGGGCTTGCGATTGTGCGCGCCCTGTGCAAGCAGTTCACTGGCGACGTGTATGTGACTGCGCGGGATGTGGGCAGAGGGACTGCAGCAGTGGAGAGCCTGAAGGCAGAGGGCCTGAACCCTCTCTTCCACCCACTGGACATCGGCGACCCTGCCAGTGTGCTTGCTGCCAGGGACTTCTTCAGGGACAAATATGGCGGCGTGGACGTCCTCGTCAACAATGCCGGAATAGCTTTCAAAA TGGCCGACACCACACCTTTTGAAATCCAAGCCGAAGTGACACTCAAAACCAACTTCTTCGCGAACAGAGACGTGTGCAATGTCTTCCTCCCAATCATAAAGCCGGGTG GTAGAGTGGTGAACGTCTCCAGTATCATGGGCTCCATTGCACTGGGAAAATGCAGCCCAGCGCTTCAGGCCCGTTTTCGTAGTGACGACATAACCGAGGAGGAGCTGGTGGCCTTGATGGAGCGCTTTGTTAAAGAAGCCCAAGAGGGCGTCCATACTGAGAGGGGCTGGCCTAGTACTGCATATGGGGTGTCCAAGACGGGCCTCACCGTATTCTCCAGGATCCTTGCCCGTAAGCTGAGGCAGGAGAGGCCAGGGGAACAGATCCTCCTCAACGCCTGCTGTCCCGGTTGGGTGAGAACAGACATGGCTGGGCCCAATGCTACAAAATCGCCAGATGAGGGCGCCATCACCCCTGTCTATCTTGCACTTTTACCGCCTGGTGTGCAGGAGCCATATGGCCAGTTTGTGTCTGAGAAAACAGTGCAGCCATGGTAA
- the setd4 gene encoding SET domain-containing protein 4 isoform X3, protein MGTQGRRGRRKRRKKDAQGVTLCHELQFADLRRWLKLRGFRSKVLVPAQFKNTGRGLMSTESIKANDVMIALPESCLLTTRTVLKSYIGEYLKRWMPPVSPLLALCVFLISERHFASVMNLLPSGLRTKAVKQRQQVKELHESSAAFFTSLQPLFSQPMAGIFSYDALRWAWCSVNTRTVYMRHDQSPYLSTEPDVYALAPYLDLLNHCPDVQVEAGFSPVSGCYEVRSVQGCRRFHQAFICYGPHDSQRLLLEYGFVAPGNPHAVVYVGHDTLKLCFDTKDRQLSQKMLFLKENGFLVNLTFSLEGPSWRLMTALRLLSLKPDQYDLWKSVLLGAAVSQDREKWSIQKAQMLCQLLLEESIHALEELADLKEGTDSSLKNQLAVVESLRHEEKAILGCSQEMLGIQRQQLPCLRATTHNQAD, encoded by the exons ATGGGAACCCAGGGTAGAAGAGgcaggagaaagagaagaaaaaaggatGCTCAGGGTG tgACACTGTGCCATGAACTGCAGTTTGCAGACCTCAGAAGATGGTTGAAACTCAGGGGATTCCGATCTAAAGTTTTGGTTCCTGCACAATTTAAAA ACACAGGAAGAGGACTTATGTCCACTGAGTCCATTAAG GCTAATGATGTGATGATTGCCTTACCTGAAAGTTGTCTCTTGACCACAAGGACTGTTCTCAAGAGTTATATTGGAGAATACTTAAAGAG gTGGATGCCACCAGTGTCCCCTCTGCTCGCCCTCTGTGTTTTCCTCATTTCGGAGAGGCACTTTGCGAG TGTGATGAACCTCCTGCCCTCTGGTCTGAGAACGAAAGCCGTTAAGCAGAGACAGCAGGTGAAAGAGTTGCATGAGTCCTCGGCTGCCTTTTTCACCTCCCTCCAGCCCCTCTTCAGTCAGCCTATGGCCGGAATATTTTCCTATGATGCACTGCGCTGGGCGTGGTGCAGCGTGAACACACGGACTGTGTACATGAGACACGATCAGAGCCCATATCTCTCCACAGAGCCGGATGTCTATGCACTAGCTCCTTATCTCGATTTGCTCAATCACTGCCCAGATGTGCAG GTTGAAGCAGGCTTCAGCCCAGTCAGTGGGTGCTATGAGGTCCGAAGCGTACAGGGGTGCAGAAGGTTCCATCAAGCGTTTATCTGTTATGGCCCACATGACAGCCAGAGGCTGCTCCTGGAGTATGGCTTTGTTGCCCCTGGCAACCCTCATGCTGTAGTGTATGTGGGGCATG ACACTCTGAAGCTCTGTTTTGACACAAAAGACAGACAGTTGTCACAGAAGATGCTGTTCCTGAAGGAAAATGGTTTCTTAGT CAACTTAACTTTTAGTTTGGAGGGCCCTTCCTGGAGGTTGATGACTGCTCTAAGGCTGCTGTCTCTAAAACCAGACCAATA CGACCTGTGGAAAAGTGTCCTCTTGGGGGCAGCAGTGAGTCAGGATAGAGAGAAGTGGAGCATTCAAAAGGCCCAAATGCTGTGCCAGCTCCTTTTGGAAGAAAGCATTCATGCTTTGGAAGAA CTAGCAGACTTGAAAGAGGGCACAGACTCCAGTCTCAAGAATCAGTTGGCTGTTGTAGAAAGCCTCCGTCATGAAGAAAAAGCCATTCTGGGGTGTTCTCAAGAAATGCTTGGTATCCAGAGGCAACAGTTGCCATGCCTACGGGCCACCACACATAACCAAGCAGATTGA